The bacterium nucleotide sequence CGGCTTCGCCGGCCGCCCAGATGCCTTTGACGCGAGTGGCGCCGTTGATGTCGGTTTCCACGCCGCCCATGGAATAGTGCGCCACCGGCCGGATAGGGATGGGTTCTGTGATGGGTTCCAGATCGTTGAACTCCATGCACACCTCCCGGATAAGCGGCAGACGCTCATTGATGCGGTCAGCGCCCAAGTGCGTCAGATCCAGATAAACATAATCCAATCCGTTGGGGCCCTGATAACCGCGGCCCTGTTCAATTTCGATCATCTCGGAGCGGGAGATGAGGTCGCGCGGCGCCAGCTCCATCTTTTGCGGTGCATATTTTTCCATAAAGCGTTCGCCACGGTTGTTGAGCAAATAGCCGCCTTCGCCCCGGCAGGCCTCGGTGATGAGAATGCCCGAAGGGACCAGTCCAGTGGGATGAAATTGCAGGAACTCCATATCCTCCAGCGGGATGCCGGCGCGATAGGCCAGGGCCAGTCCGTCTCCGGTGACGGTTTGCGAATAGGTGGTAAAGCCGAATAGCGTGCCTGCACCTCCAGAGGCGATGATCAGCGCTTTGCCGCGGATGAACCTGAACCGGCCGGTGGCCATATCGATCACGGTCAGGCCGGCGAAAGCCCCCTGATCGATGAGAATGGAGGTGACAAAATGTTCATTGTAATGATGTACAGTGTTGTATTTGAGCAGAGTGTCGTAAAGGGTTTGCAGCTCAAAAAAACCGGTCTTGTCCGAAGCCAAAACAGCGCGGGGATAACTGTGTCCGCCAAAGGGCCGCTGCGCGATGCGTCCGTCCTCCCTGCGGGTCCAGGGAATGCCCCAGTGCTCCAACTGGAGAATTTCCGAAGGCATCGTGGCTACGAACAGATCGACGACATCCTGATCCGCAAGAAAGTCGCTGCCCTTGACGGTGTCCCACGCATGCAATTCCAGGCTGTCGCCGTCATCCGGCCGCATCACCGCAGCGGTTCCTCCTTCTGCGGCCACCGAGTGGGCGCGCATCATCTGGTTCTTAGTGATCACAGCGATGTCCAAACCGCCCCGGCTTTGCCGGGAGGCCTCGATGGCAGCCCGCAAGCCGGCCAATCCGGCCCCGAAAATGATGAGATCGTGACTTGTAACATCTGACATGCAAAGCCTCCTCTCTCAATGGGGTAACAGGCTACCGGATGATTTCCAATGGATCCGGGAGGGGCGTGGTAAATTATTATTTGATTTGTTCATAAGCAAGAAAAAAAATGAAATTTGTGACTTGAATTTTAAGAGCAAAATAACTATAATGGTTGAACGGCCGATCGTACCACAGGATCGAGAAGGGAATGTCGTATACCGAGCAGTTACATCGATTAAAGATCCGCTGCCTGCCCCTGGGCAATCAACATAGAAAATATCTCTACACCATCAGCGAGCATCTGGAAGGATTAGCCAGGCGGATCGAAAAGCACGGTGCAATGGAACGGATTCATCTCTGGTATGGTGCGCCCAGTTATGATGAGGAAATGGCGTTTCTCAGCCGCTGGGGAGAGACTGAAGAGGAAAAGCTGGCGGACCTGGGCTGTTATTTCGCCCTGCAGTTTCTCCACCTCAAGCTCACGGCGCTTGACAGCCTGGCGGTAAACCTGTTGAAATCCCGCGATCACCAGCAGGAGTACAAGCAGTTCATGCTGTGGATCGGCCATGGGTTTCGCCGGATCACAGCCGCATACATGCGTGAGCTGCTCAGTATCTTTCTTCCACCGGAGCCAGCGCTTGAGTTTGTCATTATGGGGGTGGGCACACGATCCGATCAGGACGACATCGACCTGGGCGTGGTAGACCGCGGGTGCGACGGGCGCGAGGTGCTGACCACTGCCATCGCCCGCATGAACGCCGAAATGCTGAAAAAGGCCATCGGCACGCATTATCATCTCTCCGAGCACGTCTGCAGCAACGATTCCTATGCAGCCTCCATTGAGGATTATCAGGAGCTTCTGCAGTCGGAAATTCATGATTTTGTCATCATCAATGAAATGTTGGGCGCCGCCCGCATCCTCGGCAGCCGTAGGCTTTTCTTTGATTTTCGCAAGCAGGTGACTCTGCGCTATTATTTTAATCGCCATCAGCCGGAGCAGTGGAAATTTCACGAAGGCTATCTTCGCGGCATTGTCGGCGAAGTGCGTTCGTTCGCTTTGCGCGATTTTACCGCCACGTCGCTGAATCCCAAGGTGGACGGTCTGCGCATGATCAAGGCCTCACTCTATGCCGCCAAGACCATGTTCAACCTCCGCCAGGTCAACGCCTGGGCGTTGCTGGAGGCGCTGCAGTACAGGGATCCGGGGCGTCGTGCAGCCTATGTTCAGCTGGAATCGGCGTTGACCTTTCTGGAGATGTTTCGCTATCTGTATCAACTGCTGGTAGCTGAGGAGGAAGAGATCTTTTGCGAGGATTCTTCTGCACGCGAGCATCTGCTGGTAGTCGCTGAGGCCATGGGCTTTAGGCAGAACGGCGCCGCCACGCCGGTCGATCGACTGGTGGCCGAGTATTTTCGCCATGCCCGAACGGCCAAAGAGGTGACGCTGTCGCTGCTGGCGGATGTGGGGGGGCATCTCTCCTCCATCTCCTCGTTCACCCGTTTGCCGATGACGCCGGCGCCGGGGTTAGCCGACCGTCTGCTGGACACGGCGCAGTTTTTCCGCGGCACCCGTTTCTGGGATGATGTGCTGGTTTTTCTGCGTCAGGCGCCGCCCGAATATTTCTCGCGACTGGTGGAGGACATCAAGAGCGGCCAAGCCGATCGCCCCGATCTGCTGTCCCGATGGGTGGATTGGGGACAGAACTCCTATTTTCTTCTGTTCGCATTCATCAATCTGCTCTTTGAGCGCGGTGAGCGGTCTCTGGGAGAGGCGATGTTCCACGAGTTTTTGCAGCGGGAGATCACGGCGGACCAGGTCCGTCGCATCAGCGTGGTGTTCAACCATTATCCCAAGATGATGGTGGACTTGATTGAAAATCTGTCCGAAGGGAGCCGGCGGGGTTTCTATGAGAAATTGCAGATCCAGGTGTGGGACCGTCGTCTCTTCAACGATCGTGATCGGCTGTGCAGCTTGATCAAACTGCAGTTCACCACCAGTCGGTTCGTGCGCCGCATTTTAACCAAAGTCGTCGCCTGTCATCCGCAGTTCATCGATCTCATCAACCAACCCGATGCGCTGGCTGCGTTCGGTCGCGGCCTGGGCAGCCAGGTGGACCAGGTGTTGAACTATCGTGAACGCAGACGAAAACTGGCCGAGTACCATGACTTTGAGTTTTTGCGCGTCTGCCGTCTGGCCTTGACCAACACCGTCAACAGCCAGGTGGCGGAGGAATACATCGGATTCTCTGATGCCTATCTGCAGCAGCTTTTTCACATCTGTTCTCTGGAGGTGGATGCGAAGGATCCGGCCCGCAAGCCCGAGCGCAGCCTGATCAGCATCCTGGTCACCGGCGGCTATGGCCACTGTCTGGCTTTTGACGACGATTATGACTTGATCATTCTCGTCGACAGCGAATCTGCAGAGATCAAAGCGTATTATGAGGCCATTCTGACGCGCATGCACACAGAGATCGCTCGCTCCGGGATCCTGCCCCATTACCGGCTCGCCGAGTACACCGGCTCCTTCGCCTGCACCATTCGTGAGCTCAAGGCGCTTCTGCAGAATCGGCAGATGGACACCTTTGTCGATCAGTCGCAGCTCCTCGGCGCCCGTATGGTGGTGGGCAGTGATCGTCTGCGGGAGGGATTTTACGAGTTCATCATCCGGCCGCATATCTTCGGGCAAAAGCATGATTACAGCCAGGCCATGCTGGAGGAGATCCGTCATCGTCATCAGGTATACGGAACGGAGAAAATCAATGCAATCAGTTTGAAAGAGAGTCCCGGCGGATTGCGCGACATTGAGATGATCCTGGACATTTTTCGGGCGCAGTTTGAAGTGGCGCAGCAATCCAACTATGCCATCTTTCACACTTTTCAAACCATTCTGCCCGAGTATGCCAACCAGATGACCGTACTGGCGCGCCAATATGATTTTCTGCGCACCATGCGTAACCTGCACCGCCTGGCGATCGCGGCGGACGACCAGCTGAACATCGAGTACCTTGACCTGCTCGCAGAGATTGTCTCGACGCCGGGGCAGACGGAGACCAAAGCGGGCTTGCTGGAAAAAATAAACACATCCATGGCCATCGTCAAATCCATTCAGCAGGAGTTGATCGAAGAGGTGATCCTGCCCAGATTAGAGGAGAATGGCTGAGATAGCCCGATGCTCCGCTGGCGTTTTAATGCCTGGCTCCCTTTTTGTCCGAGTTTACCCTGTTTTATACTTACCCTTAACTAAAAGGTGATAAAATGAAATCAAAGACGCAAAACGCCAACACCACCCCTTATCGCGGCATTGCAGTTCCCATTCTAACCCCATTCAAAGAGGACCAGAGCATCGACTTTCCGGTGCTGGAAAAACTGGTCGACTGGCTCTGTCAGTCGGCGGTGTCGGTTCTGTTTCCTATGGGCGGATCCGGAGAGTATTCTTTATTGAGCGTTGCCGAGCGCAAAGAGATCATCGATTGCATTGTTCGCACCAACGGCAGAAGGCGCCTGCTCTTTGCCGGCACCGGCGCCGGCAGTTTGGCCGAGACTTTGGAGCTCACCCGCTATGCGCAAAAAGCGGGCTGCGACGGAGTCGGTGTGGTGATCCCTACTCATATTCCCGGCACTCAACAGGCCATCTTTGATTATTATCAGGCCGTCGACGAAGTGTTGGAGGTCCCGTTTATGGTCTATGATCCGCGCGGCGAGGGCGAGCATTCGGTTACGCCCGAGTTGATGTCGGAAATGGTGGACAAATTCCGTCATCTGGTCGCTATTAAATACCGTACGCTGAACGGCGAGCGGATGGGCCTCATGACCTCAGCGATCAGCTCTCGTATTTCTGTTTTCTCCGGTTCAGAGACGGTCT carries:
- a CDS encoding dihydrodipicolinate synthase family protein is translated as MKSKTQNANTTPYRGIAVPILTPFKEDQSIDFPVLEKLVDWLCQSAVSVLFPMGGSGEYSLLSVAERKEIIDCIVRTNGRRRLLFAGTGAGSLAETLELTRYAQKAGCDGVGVVIPTHIPGTQQAIFDYYQAVDEVLEVPFMVYDPRGEGEHSVTPELMSEMVDKFRHLVAIKYRTLNGERMGLMTSAISSRISVFSGSETVFLQDLSVGAVGCVGGGANFYPQIMEALQDCYQEGDLIEARRLQFSILQAIQALNPIYWPLSGKLVLQVLGIPIQPVTRQKGEIPSAEAVRKLQDFYRDYLQQFKARA
- a CDS encoding succinate dehydrogenase/fumarate reductase flavoprotein subunit is translated as MSDVTSHDLIIFGAGLAGLRAAIEASRQSRGGLDIAVITKNQMMRAHSVAAEGGTAAVMRPDDGDSLELHAWDTVKGSDFLADQDVVDLFVATMPSEILQLEHWGIPWTRREDGRIAQRPFGGHSYPRAVLASDKTGFFELQTLYDTLLKYNTVHHYNEHFVTSILIDQGAFAGLTVIDMATGRFRFIRGKALIIASGGAGTLFGFTTYSQTVTGDGLALAYRAGIPLEDMEFLQFHPTGLVPSGILITEACRGEGGYLLNNRGERFMEKYAPQKMELAPRDLISRSEMIEIEQGRGYQGPNGLDYVYLDLTHLGADRINERLPLIREVCMEFNDLEPITEPIPIRPVAHYSMGGVETDINGATRVKGIWAAGEAACVSLHGANRLGSNSTGECLVWGKITGAQATRYCQSVDAQPAVPERLVEQEYHKVFGGLLERKGTENLYDIRRDLRSTMDQYVGVFRTGADLEKALTAIHGLKQRYAHITLADKSHTYNTNLIHALEVANLLDLAEVMVSGALARCESRGRHARRDYPNRDDLNWHKHTLAWHTDQGPRLDYKPVTLTTWKPEERKY